Proteins encoded together in one Pantoea sp. CCBC3-3-1 window:
- a CDS encoding NAD(P)-dependent alcohol dehydrogenase: MKIKSYAAMEAGKALELYEYDAAELSAEEVEVEVEYCGVCHSDLSMIDNEWGISSYPTIAGHEVIGRVSAMGEAAKTKGLKVGQRVGIGWTAKSCQHCDACINGEHVNCENGSTPTILNHGGFAEKLRADWQWVIPLPEKLDPTTAGPLLCGGITVFKPLLMSNITATSRVGVIGIGGLGHIAIKLLHALGAEVVAFSSSPAKKQSILDMGADEVVNSRDPEALKALAGSFDLIISTVAVDLDWKPYFAALAPKGKFHTVGAVMKPFEVSAFELIMGDKALTGSSTGSPGQLRSLLKLASRRDIAPKVEFFPMSKINDALEHVRAGKANYRVVLKADF; this comes from the coding sequence ATGAAAATTAAAAGCTATGCAGCCATGGAAGCCGGCAAGGCACTGGAACTGTACGAGTATGATGCTGCCGAGCTGAGTGCAGAAGAAGTCGAAGTCGAAGTGGAATACTGCGGCGTTTGCCACTCTGATCTGTCAATGATCGATAACGAGTGGGGCATATCCAGCTATCCGACCATCGCAGGCCATGAAGTTATTGGTCGCGTATCGGCAATGGGCGAAGCCGCCAAAACGAAGGGCCTGAAAGTCGGTCAGCGCGTGGGCATTGGCTGGACCGCTAAAAGCTGCCAGCACTGCGACGCCTGTATTAACGGCGAGCACGTTAACTGTGAAAACGGCTCCACGCCAACCATTTTGAACCACGGCGGCTTTGCCGAGAAGCTGCGTGCCGACTGGCAGTGGGTTATTCCTCTGCCAGAAAAACTGGATCCGACGACTGCCGGTCCGCTGCTGTGTGGCGGTATTACCGTATTCAAACCGCTGCTGATGAGCAACATCACGGCGACCAGCCGCGTTGGCGTTATTGGTATCGGTGGCCTGGGCCACATTGCTATTAAACTGCTGCATGCGCTGGGCGCAGAAGTGGTGGCGTTCAGCTCATCACCTGCTAAAAAGCAGTCGATTCTGGATATGGGTGCGGATGAAGTGGTTAACAGCCGCGATCCGGAGGCGTTGAAAGCGCTGGCGGGTAGCTTCGATCTGATTATCAGCACCGTTGCTGTCGATCTGGACTGGAAACCTTACTTCGCCGCGCTGGCGCCTAAAGGCAAGTTCCACACCGTCGGTGCGGTGATGAAGCCGTTTGAAGTGTCTGCCTTCGAGCTGATTATGGGTGATAAAGCGCTGACCGGTTCTTCAACGGGTTCACCAGGCCAGCTGCGTTCGCTGCTGAAACTGGCTTCGCGTCGCGATATTGCGCCAAAAGTTGAGTTCTTCCCGATGTCGAAGATCAACGACGCGCTGGAGCACGTGCGTGCCGGTAAGGCGAATTACCGTGTAGTACTGAAAGCGGACTTCTGA
- a CDS encoding SrfA family protein has protein sequence MAKLFLRSGSLDAVLPLGENGQPVWLSALQLRETLRLRKQQQIADCLAIPQPNDAGDRLDWYSPISGKVTSWAAASDSSRSHALNQLVACQQAVADMCQRAQKSEKTSQKLFGALLAKAIQFPDQNFVYLVGGKPVLTFWGFVSLEKKNRQDPLDCLRAVEEDEPPLSLSKMVATVAPAVVSAPVIAAPEPAPAAPVVEASPEPVAVKTELPADAVTYAALDPASPPAPAQATAEPDRPAAKKPSGIKGQLLRYGWILPTAALLVVFGVQMKNYLAAPSGDKAAQPPAQSNPQPVPAPEAQTSTAAPASTEQAKPAPAAVQTPTLPVSSASVAPTQQPAATEPAAVQATPTEPAANATPASVAVLPPAGKDDLVLPPDAVKRGSTRFLNGNWRVIVGIKTPLTGKPPILRYQIKNGKGQALMTQGDGTVCRVDVYAGLMQSGNLVINSRTKARCSDGARYQMPELVCTQGATGAAACSGQYDADTVLPMTMKRESK, from the coding sequence GTGGCAAAATTATTCTTACGCAGCGGAAGTCTGGACGCGGTGCTCCCTCTCGGTGAAAATGGCCAGCCTGTCTGGCTGTCGGCCCTGCAACTACGAGAGACGCTGCGTCTGAGAAAACAGCAGCAGATAGCGGATTGTCTGGCTATTCCTCAGCCCAACGATGCGGGCGATCGCCTTGACTGGTATTCCCCGATTTCCGGTAAAGTCACCTCATGGGCCGCCGCCAGCGACAGCTCTCGTTCCCATGCGCTCAACCAGCTTGTCGCCTGTCAGCAGGCGGTGGCCGATATGTGTCAGCGTGCGCAGAAATCAGAAAAAACCAGCCAGAAACTGTTTGGTGCGCTGCTGGCGAAAGCCATTCAGTTTCCCGATCAGAACTTTGTCTATCTGGTGGGCGGCAAACCGGTGTTAACCTTCTGGGGCTTTGTCAGCCTGGAGAAAAAAAATCGTCAGGATCCGCTGGACTGCCTGCGGGCGGTTGAAGAAGATGAGCCGCCGCTCTCGCTGTCGAAAATGGTGGCTACCGTCGCGCCTGCGGTTGTTTCTGCACCGGTAATCGCCGCACCGGAGCCAGCCCCGGCCGCGCCCGTTGTGGAGGCCAGTCCTGAACCCGTCGCGGTGAAAACGGAGCTCCCTGCGGATGCGGTGACTTATGCAGCATTGGATCCTGCCTCTCCTCCGGCGCCTGCTCAGGCTACGGCCGAGCCCGACCGCCCGGCGGCGAAAAAGCCGTCAGGCATTAAAGGTCAGCTGCTGCGTTATGGCTGGATCCTGCCCACGGCGGCTCTGCTGGTGGTGTTTGGCGTGCAGATGAAAAACTATCTCGCTGCACCCTCTGGCGATAAAGCCGCTCAGCCACCGGCACAGTCGAATCCGCAACCTGTCCCCGCGCCTGAAGCGCAGACCTCAACGGCCGCGCCAGCCTCCACGGAACAGGCAAAACCTGCACCGGCGGCCGTTCAGACCCCCACGCTGCCGGTTAGCTCTGCCAGCGTGGCGCCGACCCAGCAGCCTGCCGCTACCGAACCTGCGGCAGTGCAAGCCACGCCAACAGAACCTGCGGCTAACGCCACACCGGCATCCGTTGCTGTTCTGCCACCGGCAGGCAAAGACGATCTGGTGCTGCCCCCGGATGCGGTCAAGCGAGGCTCTACCCGATTCCTTAACGGCAACTGGCGCGTCATCGTGGGCATCAAAACCCCACTGACCGGCAAGCCACCGATTTTGCGTTACCAGATAAAGAACGGCAAAGGCCAGGCCTTGATGACTCAGGGCGACGGCACCGTCTGCCGCGTTGATGTATACGCCGGATTGATGCAGTCAGGCAATCTGGTGATTAACAGCCGTACAAAAGCCCGTTGCAGTGACGGCGCGCGTTACCAGATGCCCGAGCTGGTCTGTACTCAGGGAGCCACGGGCGCGGCAGCATGCAGCGGCCAGTACGATGCCGACACGGTATTACCGATGACGATGAAGCGCGAGAGTAAATAA
- a CDS encoding virulence factor SrfB produces MLATIADFKPNMTLIQNSGIQFLDYALTPELDADMPGKFVRQTANGPLLRLNFNAQSGKYMLPISVGGMPEVVKPEFSFPLAQSLALLDGIWLPLPFLRFNPPRTFIGGPDNWARVQIVALDKPDANGNTHRVCFAFETRVWPEGEDESLALNESDVKNGVSFALAHGSDELGEFLDHTWIDGWLREVFSQQAASREQRPQVNIRSALREFEYQAHYLNILHMLGHQLTLPELKISAATLQEPAIPVDLILDVGNSHTCGIMVEDHVDDHHGLKHTYELHMRDLTSPHQLYNELFESRVEFAQASFGKQNFSVESGRDDAFIWPSITRVGREASHLALQRLGTEGATGISSPRRYLWDEESYTPGWRFSRTPGNAAQEPLATAAPLTFLVNDEGQPLYNQPLEERLPVFSPQYSRSSVMSFMLSELLAQALMQMNSPAQRQKMLHSSAPRQLRNIILTLPSAMPKPEREIFRRRMIEAIALVWKAMGWHPADDDFSSAKDKAKSQVPVPEVQMEWDEATCGQMVYLYNETQVNFGGRAEAFFISMARPDRARAADEPVGKTLRIASIDIGGGTTDLAITQYRLDDGVGNNVKIMPRLLFREGFKLAGDDILLDVIQLYVLPALQSAFKQAGMVNPEGVMTRLFGHEGRLDGHSTLRQQVTLQIFIPLGQAILEAYEQFDPLELNAEVDARFGELLAQKPTQKLLDYINREIQRELPGEAEAFDILSVSLIVKLSKLHAEFLSPRMNITQSLRSMSEVVAVYDCDVLLLTGRPSRFPGVQALFRHLQPLPVSRILSLDGYHTNDWYPFNKQGRIENPKSTAAVGAMLCLLSLDLRLANFWFKAGDFQPYSTIRYLGMLDGNGALTSENVWYGDIDLDDEKFALDPRERFQVRGALTLGFRQLDNDRWPASPLYTLSIADPQLARSVAGDKVLKIKLAVAKTEGEFGPERFDITEATLDDGTRVPLEHLRLKLNTLASSGSGLTHYWIDSGSVYKK; encoded by the coding sequence ATGCTGGCGACAATCGCTGATTTTAAACCGAATATGACGCTGATTCAGAACAGTGGCATTCAGTTCCTTGACTACGCTCTGACCCCGGAGCTGGACGCGGATATGCCCGGGAAATTTGTGCGGCAAACGGCAAACGGCCCGCTGTTACGCCTGAATTTTAACGCGCAGAGCGGCAAATACATGCTGCCCATTAGCGTGGGCGGGATGCCGGAAGTGGTAAAGCCCGAGTTCAGTTTCCCGCTGGCACAGTCGCTGGCGTTGCTGGACGGCATCTGGCTGCCGCTGCCTTTTCTGCGCTTTAATCCCCCCCGCACCTTTATTGGCGGCCCGGACAACTGGGCGCGGGTGCAGATTGTGGCGCTGGACAAGCCCGACGCCAACGGCAATACACACCGTGTTTGTTTCGCTTTTGAAACGCGTGTCTGGCCGGAAGGCGAAGACGAATCGCTGGCCCTGAATGAAAGCGATGTAAAAAACGGCGTCAGTTTTGCGCTTGCTCACGGCAGCGACGAGCTGGGTGAGTTTCTCGATCATACCTGGATTGATGGCTGGCTGCGCGAGGTGTTCAGCCAGCAGGCTGCCAGCCGCGAGCAGCGTCCTCAGGTCAACATCCGCTCCGCGCTGCGCGAATTTGAATATCAGGCGCACTACCTGAATATTTTGCATATGCTGGGCCACCAGCTGACGCTGCCGGAGCTGAAAATCAGCGCCGCTACGCTTCAGGAACCCGCCATTCCGGTCGACCTGATCCTGGACGTGGGCAACTCGCATACCTGCGGCATCATGGTTGAGGATCATGTCGATGACCATCATGGGTTGAAACACACTTATGAACTGCACATGCGCGATCTGACCTCACCGCATCAGCTTTACAACGAGCTGTTTGAGAGCCGCGTGGAGTTTGCTCAGGCCAGTTTTGGCAAACAGAACTTCTCGGTAGAGAGCGGCCGTGATGACGCCTTTATCTGGCCATCCATTACCCGCGTCGGCCGTGAAGCCAGTCATCTGGCGCTGCAACGTCTGGGCACCGAAGGTGCAACCGGTATCTCCAGCCCGCGCCGCTATTTATGGGATGAAGAGAGCTATACGCCAGGCTGGCGCTTCAGCCGTACGCCGGGCAACGCCGCGCAGGAACCGCTGGCCACCGCCGCACCGTTAACTTTTCTGGTCAATGATGAAGGTCAGCCGCTGTACAACCAGCCGCTGGAAGAGCGTCTGCCGGTATTTTCCCCACAGTACAGCCGCAGTTCGGTGATGAGCTTTATGCTTTCTGAACTGCTGGCACAGGCGCTGATGCAGATGAACAGCCCGGCACAGCGTCAAAAAATGCTGCACAGCAGCGCCCCGCGCCAGCTGCGTAATATCATCCTGACACTGCCCTCCGCCATGCCGAAACCCGAACGTGAAATATTCCGCCGCCGGATGATCGAAGCGATCGCGCTGGTGTGGAAAGCGATGGGCTGGCATCCGGCCGACGATGACTTCAGCAGCGCCAAAGACAAGGCGAAAAGCCAGGTGCCGGTGCCGGAAGTCCAAATGGAATGGGATGAAGCGACCTGCGGCCAAATGGTTTATCTGTATAACGAAACGCAGGTGAACTTTGGCGGCCGTGCGGAGGCGTTCTTCATCAGTATGGCGCGTCCCGACCGCGCGCGTGCCGCTGATGAACCGGTTGGAAAAACGCTGCGCATCGCCTCGATTGATATCGGCGGCGGCACGACTGACCTCGCTATCACGCAATACCGACTGGACGATGGCGTCGGTAACAACGTCAAAATTATGCCGCGACTGCTGTTCCGTGAAGGCTTTAAGCTGGCCGGGGATGATATTTTACTGGACGTGATCCAGCTGTACGTTCTGCCTGCATTGCAATCGGCCTTTAAGCAGGCCGGCATGGTCAATCCGGAAGGCGTGATGACCCGCCTGTTTGGTCATGAAGGTCGTCTGGATGGTCATTCCACGCTGCGCCAGCAGGTCACGCTGCAAATCTTTATTCCGCTGGGCCAGGCGATTCTGGAGGCTTACGAACAGTTCGATCCGCTGGAGCTGAATGCCGAAGTGGATGCACGTTTCGGCGAGTTACTGGCGCAGAAACCCACGCAAAAGCTGTTGGACTATATCAACCGTGAAATTCAGCGTGAGCTGCCGGGCGAGGCCGAAGCCTTTGATATTCTGAGCGTGTCGCTGATCGTCAAGCTGAGCAAGCTGCATGCGGAATTCCTCTCACCGCGGATGAACATTACCCAGAGCCTGCGCTCGATGTCGGAAGTGGTTGCGGTTTATGACTGCGACGTACTGTTGCTGACCGGCCGCCCTTCGCGTTTTCCTGGCGTGCAGGCGCTGTTCCGTCATCTTCAGCCGCTGCCGGTCAGCCGTATTCTTTCGCTGGATGGCTATCATACTAATGACTGGTATCCGTTCAACAAACAGGGCCGTATTGAAAATCCGAAATCGACCGCCGCCGTCGGTGCGATGCTGTGCCTGCTTTCACTGGATTTACGCCTCGCCAATTTCTGGTTTAAAGCGGGCGACTTCCAGCCTTATTCCACCATCCGCTATCTGGGTATGCTGGACGGCAACGGCGCTCTGACCAGTGAAAACGTCTGGTATGGCGATATCGATCTTGATGATGAAAAGTTTGCGCTGGATCCTCGCGAGCGCTTCCAGGTGCGCGGCGCACTGACGCTGGGTTTCCGTCAGCTGGATAACGACCGCTGGCCGGCTTCCCCGCTCTACACGCTGTCGATAGCCGATCCGCAGCTGGCACGCAGTGTGGCGGGCGATAAAGTCCTAAAAATTAAGCTGGCAGTAGCCAAAACCGAGGGCGAATTCGGCCCGGAAAGATTCGACATTACCGAAGCGACGCTGGATGACGGCACGCGCGTACCGCTGGAGCATCTGCGCCTGAAACTGAATACCTTAGCCAGCAGCGGATCGGGTTTAACCCATTACTGGATTGACAGTGGGAGCGTATACAAAAAATGA
- a CDS encoding virulence factor SrfC family protein gives MKPLTPKQLSGQFGRKLETVAKGIGQSISWLASARETAPRLNLEADRLGVRLRRQQNKATYLAEAAGKESALGFFGLSQAGKSYLISALAASEKGRMEIALGNVTFDYAQLNPQQQTGTMVMRFSGQQIRVDNEWPVQLALLSEEEIVAVLVELWAKRETDPSAIPDEQQIAERLKTVAMYRQPQETDGLSSNNVVALWDRLSAAQLVSSKALETHFWPLAVELAPMLSVDDRARLFSLLWGEDRELTALYRQLAHVLHHLSGASRVLAPLSIVEDPALSVLNTHGLRYFNASTDRVIQVVPQHNGRSLKPVNLAQAELSLLAREVLLPLYSAPQETLFEQVDLLDYPGFEDAAVLPDDAHHELALAFISAKRPFLLTRAAERQEVNMLMVCSACSQRSDTRIVGRVLDNWVKQTQGENSQVRSRRKPGLIWALTPFDQRVTHGHNYDAAVQRYVGNPGDAWGSMLAMDDKGVKRMAGWLMTEINRENKMTRLQEQLDEIKRELRENLLGRWYLASEKEEPQARLRVAESLLKALQARTGVHGELLERLLPSRETLRHLFMQHQHRASRPLVEEYALTEEDPFGIGMSIDLLSDEPVPGLLNAPENAAEDEPEAEFAQQVYRHWINVLRQLPEQSALLELLGVTKPTLEMLTEELVTASIRLNIEAALVKILTDNDAQGTPPELLADRQVSRAMSVLGDFVAWLGFQHIPEAQRPDSKINRGQKIFAKPETQTASLGPGQRLTKLALKPNNHAAYYIYDWLVGLNEMILQNAGYSAAREIDSEHRERLAEILKQVK, from the coding sequence ATGAAACCGTTGACGCCTAAGCAGTTGTCGGGGCAGTTCGGCAGAAAACTGGAAACCGTCGCGAAAGGCATCGGTCAATCCATCAGCTGGCTTGCAAGCGCACGTGAAACGGCGCCACGCCTGAACCTTGAGGCCGATCGCCTCGGCGTCAGGCTGCGTCGCCAGCAGAATAAAGCCACGTATCTGGCGGAAGCCGCCGGGAAAGAGAGCGCGCTGGGCTTTTTCGGCCTGTCGCAGGCGGGAAAGTCCTATCTGATCTCGGCGCTGGCCGCCAGTGAAAAAGGCCGGATGGAGATTGCGCTGGGCAACGTCACCTTTGATTATGCCCAGCTGAACCCACAGCAGCAAACCGGCACCATGGTGATGCGTTTTAGCGGCCAGCAAATCCGCGTCGATAATGAATGGCCGGTTCAGCTGGCGCTGTTAAGCGAAGAAGAAATTGTTGCCGTGCTGGTGGAGCTGTGGGCTAAGCGCGAGACCGATCCCTCTGCTATTCCTGACGAGCAGCAAATTGCCGAACGCCTGAAAACGGTAGCGATGTACCGGCAGCCGCAGGAAACCGACGGGCTGAGCAGTAATAACGTCGTGGCGTTATGGGATCGGCTTTCTGCTGCCCAGCTGGTCAGTAGCAAAGCGCTCGAAACCCATTTCTGGCCGCTGGCGGTAGAGTTAGCCCCCATGCTCAGCGTGGATGATCGGGCCCGCCTGTTCTCCCTGTTGTGGGGTGAAGATCGCGAACTGACCGCACTCTACCGACAGCTGGCCCACGTCTTACATCACCTTTCTGGCGCTTCCCGCGTGCTGGCCCCATTGTCGATAGTGGAAGATCCTGCGTTAAGCGTGCTGAATACCCATGGCCTGCGCTATTTCAATGCGTCAACCGATCGCGTGATCCAGGTTGTTCCGCAACATAATGGCCGCAGCCTGAAACCGGTCAACCTTGCACAGGCCGAACTGAGCCTGCTTGCGCGCGAAGTTTTACTGCCGCTTTACAGCGCGCCGCAGGAAACTCTTTTTGAACAGGTTGATTTACTTGACTATCCGGGTTTTGAAGATGCTGCCGTGCTGCCAGACGATGCGCATCATGAGCTGGCGCTGGCTTTTATCAGCGCCAAACGCCCTTTCCTGCTGACCCGCGCGGCCGAGCGTCAGGAAGTGAATATGCTGATGGTGTGCAGCGCCTGTAGCCAGCGCTCGGACACCCGCATCGTGGGCCGCGTGCTGGATAACTGGGTGAAACAGACTCAGGGAGAGAACAGCCAGGTTCGCAGCCGCCGTAAGCCCGGTCTGATTTGGGCGCTGACGCCTTTCGACCAGCGAGTGACCCATGGTCACAACTATGATGCCGCCGTGCAGCGCTATGTCGGCAACCCTGGCGATGCCTGGGGATCGATGCTGGCGATGGACGATAAAGGCGTGAAGCGCATGGCTGGCTGGCTGATGACCGAGATCAATCGTGAAAACAAAATGACGCGGTTGCAGGAACAGCTCGATGAGATAAAACGAGAACTGCGGGAAAACCTGCTGGGCCGCTGGTATCTGGCATCGGAAAAAGAAGAGCCGCAGGCTCGCCTGCGCGTCGCTGAATCTTTACTCAAAGCGTTGCAGGCGAGAACCGGCGTCCACGGCGAGCTGCTTGAACGTCTGTTGCCCTCGCGCGAAACGCTGCGCCATCTCTTTATGCAGCATCAGCATCGGGCCAGCCGTCCGCTGGTTGAAGAGTATGCGCTGACCGAAGAGGATCCTTTTGGTATCGGAATGAGCATTGATCTGCTCAGCGATGAACCCGTACCGGGCCTGCTTAACGCACCTGAAAACGCCGCTGAAGATGAACCCGAGGCCGAATTTGCGCAGCAGGTTTATCGTCACTGGATTAACGTATTGCGCCAGCTGCCCGAGCAGAGCGCGCTGTTAGAACTGCTGGGTGTCACAAAACCGACGCTGGAAATGCTAACCGAAGAGCTGGTCACGGCCAGTATCCGGCTAAATATTGAAGCCGCACTGGTAAAAATCCTTACTGACAATGATGCCCAAGGTACGCCGCCAGAACTGCTGGCTGACCGTCAGGTTTCCAGAGCGATGAGCGTATTAGGTGATTTTGTTGCCTGGCTCGGCTTCCAGCACATTCCTGAAGCACAGCGTCCGGACAGCAAAATCAACCGTGGACAGAAGATTTTCGCCAAGCCGGAAACACAAACGGCCAGTTTGGGGCCAGGCCAGCGTCTGACGAAACTGGCGCTCAAACCCAATAATCATGCCGCCTATTACATTTATGACTGGCTGGTGGGGTTGAATGAGATGATCCTGCAAAATGCCGGTTATTCTGCCGCCCGTGAAATCGACAGCGAACATCGTGAACGGCTGGCGGAAATATTGAAACAGGTCAAATAA
- a CDS encoding putative mucin/carbohydrate-binding domain-containing protein → MRVIRSKQLYTLERPVWMDAAGLSKGINHDRQHLDIILTAGQTIRVRQVGDISANLTLRLLNDDHHTESSISVGSSWVSLSASAASVPFIDTPYYNASVVVEYEFEDTVKALPVFIEGDDDHAFYNSWDTQQAEFSLIEGKYVNILVPQGDKEALRTLHAENGINILLESYSHIFEFYNALIGISFDSAVYTDRNIPNRYFIKADKHGGGAAYYGSNWTAESTASIQSFWLYPQQPGWGCLHEIAHGYEGHFMSEKYIGISEVWNNILCACYQHITLGDRQFKEGWLYDYGKQAAVEKVITDYISTDTVVNDWDLRSKLYFFMLMVSKAGMAGFTEFNQHYRQLSNSADFIASDHALLDMLCESFAFFGERVDVAPFMQKVGAYITPAQREKNHFSSAKAVYPLYLLAEANQLASLQQQLNLQSLLSLVDVDQLSVSGLKGSVTLQLNVDDFSQINGEKIQILNGKDVVRVVPISSTTTVVKDLNIGVYTLRMPTGKNKKYEIQSCYLVVKQGDSTQQVNYVWKKASPLVNQTLVMLGLGDVNFANVSVDHSQSMIGIDVTRRDPHVYFKGQTYAQIVIRDGNNNEIYSRTMEGSDTAVNYQEFAFTVGYKIEIFHAEPGRLRLSPSFEGIISGNTKSTVFEITECGLRNIVLNNDPQEATLRAIEQAAESIASHPVILATDYAAAKDNLWLAIMAFTHPLRDTLLTRYHALLPANNKEPEAPEIPEAPEKPEILPYPAWESTRVYATWAERVTYQGKVYQHNFYSINLPPDFYSAPWGQPWIYLFEY, encoded by the coding sequence ATGCGCGTTATCCGAAGCAAACAGCTTTATACTCTGGAACGTCCGGTATGGATGGATGCCGCAGGGCTATCCAAAGGTATTAATCACGATCGTCAACATTTGGATATTATTCTGACAGCGGGACAAACGATCCGCGTCCGTCAGGTCGGCGATATTAGCGCTAATTTAACCTTGCGCTTGCTGAATGATGACCATCATACTGAATCATCCATCAGCGTTGGCAGCAGCTGGGTATCTTTAAGCGCCAGTGCAGCTTCCGTCCCGTTTATTGATACGCCTTATTACAACGCCAGCGTCGTTGTTGAGTATGAGTTCGAGGATACGGTGAAAGCGCTGCCGGTTTTCATTGAGGGTGATGATGACCATGCATTTTATAATAGTTGGGACACCCAACAGGCTGAGTTTTCATTGATAGAGGGTAAGTACGTCAACATTCTGGTCCCTCAGGGGGATAAAGAAGCGCTGCGTACTTTGCATGCTGAAAATGGCATCAATATACTGCTGGAAAGCTACAGCCATATTTTTGAGTTCTACAATGCGTTAATTGGTATTTCATTTGATTCTGCGGTTTATACCGATCGTAATATTCCTAATCGCTACTTTATCAAAGCAGATAAACATGGCGGAGGTGCGGCTTATTACGGTAGTAACTGGACAGCGGAAAGTACCGCTTCGATTCAATCATTCTGGCTTTACCCGCAACAGCCCGGCTGGGGATGTTTGCATGAAATTGCGCATGGTTATGAAGGGCACTTCATGTCAGAAAAATATATTGGCATTTCGGAAGTCTGGAACAACATTTTATGTGCCTGTTATCAGCACATCACGCTTGGCGACCGTCAGTTTAAGGAAGGCTGGCTTTATGATTACGGTAAACAGGCGGCGGTTGAAAAAGTCATCACTGATTACATCAGTACAGATACGGTTGTAAATGACTGGGATCTGCGTTCAAAACTCTATTTCTTTATGCTGATGGTGAGTAAAGCAGGAATGGCAGGCTTTACCGAGTTCAATCAACATTATCGCCAGCTCAGTAACAGCGCTGACTTTATCGCCAGCGATCATGCGCTGCTGGATATGCTGTGTGAAAGCTTTGCCTTTTTCGGCGAGCGGGTTGACGTTGCGCCATTTATGCAAAAAGTTGGCGCTTATATCACGCCGGCACAGCGTGAAAAAAATCACTTTAGCAGTGCCAAAGCCGTTTATCCGCTGTATCTACTGGCTGAAGCCAACCAGCTGGCAAGTTTGCAGCAGCAGCTGAATTTGCAAAGTTTGCTTAGCCTGGTAGATGTCGATCAACTGTCGGTGAGTGGCCTGAAAGGCAGCGTGACCTTACAGCTGAATGTTGATGATTTCAGTCAGATCAACGGCGAAAAGATACAGATCCTCAACGGCAAAGATGTCGTCAGGGTGGTACCGATTAGCAGTACGACAACGGTAGTAAAGGATCTGAATATCGGTGTTTATACCCTGCGCATGCCAACCGGGAAAAATAAAAAATATGAAATCCAGTCCTGTTATTTAGTGGTTAAACAGGGGGACAGTACGCAGCAGGTGAATTATGTCTGGAAAAAAGCGTCACCATTAGTAAATCAAACGCTGGTTATGCTTGGACTTGGCGACGTTAATTTTGCCAACGTTTCTGTCGATCATTCACAAAGCATGATCGGTATTGATGTTACCCGACGCGATCCGCACGTCTATTTTAAAGGGCAAACCTATGCGCAAATCGTTATCCGTGACGGCAACAACAATGAAATTTACAGCCGGACCATGGAAGGCTCTGATACCGCTGTAAACTACCAGGAATTTGCCTTTACGGTCGGGTATAAAATAGAGATTTTCCACGCTGAACCTGGCCGTCTGCGCTTATCCCCCAGCTTTGAGGGCATTATTAGCGGCAATACGAAAAGCACCGTATTTGAGATTACCGAATGCGGCTTAAGAAATATTGTATTAAATAATGACCCGCAGGAGGCCACTCTGCGAGCAATAGAGCAGGCAGCTGAGAGTATCGCCAGCCATCCCGTTATCTTAGCGACTGATTATGCTGCGGCGAAAGATAATCTCTGGCTGGCTATTATGGCGTTCACGCATCCGCTACGGGATACTTTACTTACCAGGTACCATGCTTTGCTGCCTGCAAATAATAAAGAGCCAGAAGCGCCAGAAATACCCGAAGCACCAGAAAAGCCTGAGATCTTACCTTATCCTGCCTGGGAAAGTACCCGGGTCTACGCGACCTGGGCAGAGAGAGTGACTTATCAAGGCAAGGTTTATCAACATAACTTCTATTCGATTAATTTGCCGCCGGATTTCTACTCCGCGCCATGGGGGCAGCCCTGGATTTATCTGTTTGAGTATTGA
- a CDS encoding barstar family protein codes for MRQIRFDFREIADVAAFYRQFVEKFAIEMAFGANLDALWDALTGMIDLPVCVIFCHLAQHHERQQFAAIVEVMRQAEKETAGQFSLFIS; via the coding sequence ATGCGCCAGATCCGCTTTGATTTCAGGGAAATTGCTGATGTAGCAGCATTTTACCGACAGTTTGTCGAAAAGTTTGCGATTGAAATGGCGTTTGGCGCGAATCTGGATGCGCTTTGGGATGCGTTGACGGGCATGATCGACCTGCCGGTTTGCGTCATCTTCTGTCATCTCGCACAGCATCACGAACGCCAGCAGTTTGCCGCAATCGTTGAGGTTATGCGTCAGGCAGAAAAGGAAACGGCAGGCCAGTTCAGCCTGTTCATAAGCTAA
- a CDS encoding ribonuclease domain-containing protein yields the protein MNKKLIIAVVFAIVATAAGLRHPSKNVASTGNTSHSTDVTALTQQQRVADYLHQHHQLPSIYLSKAEAKKRGWDPARGDLCSSLGRAIGGDRFGNHEKLLPEAQGRRWFEADVNYQCGHRGSDRLLYSSDGLIYLTRDHYRHVERVY from the coding sequence ATGAACAAGAAACTGATTATTGCAGTTGTCTTCGCGATTGTGGCGACGGCTGCCGGGCTGCGCCACCCGTCGAAAAATGTCGCTTCCACCGGTAACACCAGCCACAGCACCGATGTCACCGCGCTGACGCAGCAGCAGCGTGTGGCGGATTATCTGCACCAGCATCACCAGCTACCGTCCATCTATCTGAGCAAAGCAGAAGCGAAAAAACGGGGCTGGGATCCCGCCCGGGGCGATCTCTGTAGTAGCCTCGGCCGGGCCATTGGTGGCGATCGTTTTGGCAACCATGAAAAGCTGTTGCCGGAGGCACAGGGCCGCCGCTGGTTTGAAGCGGATGTCAATTATCAGTGCGGGCATCGCGGCAGCGATCGCCTGCTTTACTCCAGTGACGGACTGATTTATCTCACCCGGGATCATTATCGTCATGTTGAGCGGGTGTATTGA